A DNA window from Ctenopharyngodon idella isolate HZGC_01 chromosome 10, HZGC01, whole genome shotgun sequence contains the following coding sequences:
- the LOC127521232 gene encoding protocadherin gamma-C4-like isoform X35: MESKELFQRSLDWAAIWIVLNALCVATHASELLYSTAEESKPGTIVGHLTKDLGMDAQVILLRQMQIISEFNDKYFDVDLTSGALVVKQTVDRESMCGGSLHCHIRIQISLQNPLEMHSVTIEIVDVNDNAPHFQSRNTSLEVSEAAAPGTMFRLESAHDPDVGVNSLRAYFLSQNDCFILKVETKSDGSKIPILALNKPLDREKMSEFKLILTAVDGGSAEKSGNTAIFINILDVNDNAPHFHNPTKRVTLLENSPHRTLVTTLNASDADHGQNGEISYMFDKYTPDNVLKLFSVDSMTGEIRVTGLVDHELSNVYDVTILARDKGTPPMEGSCNIKIEIIDVNDNTPVISINVVSPVISEDVSSGTVIALIKVRDEDTGKNGEVSVDIPYGMPFKMSSPYKGLFTLMTDGQLDREALAEYTITVIATDSGSPPRSSQESFVLRLSDVNDNPPVFSQPSYSVDIAENNAPNAPLLSVSASDPDVGENSTVSFSILESEALGMSASSYVYINPDSGQIYAMRKFDYEQLNAFQFVVQVLDRGTPAQSSNTTVHVFIKDQNDHPPVLIYPAPPSDQTLQFLVPSTAGIGYLVNRIAFVDGDSGHNAWLFYRISGPDAEMFHIGAHTGELRIARELIAEDNKSVFSLTVIVKDNGRPSLSASVVVNITLAEKASDVSSERRSSTSKRPTGPDLTLYLIITLSFIIAVSFLAIVVIAVRWLGHRGYIMCLMQKLGFKHAPREHQHNDLHLQLNTDGPVRYMEVVGASRDFHKHTYAPGFSTISSRSDFVFVKAPQSTLSMRLSKRLFAHSLMKQKPPNSDWRFPPNQRPGPSGTHRFHTLQQRWTPYEKSRAGVRPDEAGAGAGVIAGTGPWPNPPTEAEQLQALMAAANEVSEATATLGPRYNPQYGPDYRQNVYIPGSTATLTANPQQQVPQQALPPPQALPPAEVPKAAQTPASKKKPTKKDKK, from the exons ATGGAGAGTAAAGAGCTTTTTCAGAGATCTTTGGACTGGGCTGCAATTTGGATTGTTCTTAATGCTTTGTGTGTGGCAACGCACGCTTCGGAACTTTTATATTCCACAGCGGAGGAATCTAAACCAGGAACTATTGTTGGACACTTGACTAAAGATTTAGGAATGGACGCTCAAGTGATACTTCTAAGACAGATGCAAATAATCTCGGAATTTAATGATAAATATTTTGACGTAGACCTGACATCTGGAGCATTGGTGGTCAAGCAAACAGTGGACAGAGAGAGTATGTGCGGAGGAAGTTTACATTGTCATATTAGGATTCAGATTTCACTTCAAAATCCATTGGAAATGCACAGCGTTACGATAGAAATTGTGGATGTTAACGACAACGCGCCACATTTCCAAAGCCGAAACACTTCTTTGGAAGTTTCAGAAGCGGCTGCGCCCGGCACAATGTTTCGTTTAGAAAGTGCGCATGACCCTGACGTTGGTGTGAACTCACTACGCGCTTATTTTCTTAGTCAAAACGATTGTTTTATTCTAAAAGTAGAGACTAAAAGTGATGGAAGTAAAATCCCAATTTTAGCCTTAAACAAGCCTCTTGACAGAGAAAAGATGAGtgaatttaagttgattttaactGCAGTTGATGGTGGAAGTGCAGAAAAGTCCGGAAATACtgccatttttataaatattttagatGTCAATGACAATGCTCCACACTTTCATAATCCTACAAAAAGAGTCACGCTTTTAGAAAATTCACCTCATAGAACATTAGTTACAACTCTTAATGCCTCCGATGCCGATCACGGTCAAAATGGTGAAATATCTTACATGTTCGATAAATACACCCCTGATAATGTTTTGAAACTCTTTAGCGTGGATTCTATGACGGGCGAAATTAGAGTTACAGGACTAGTCGATCACGAGCTCTCTAACGTGTATGACGTCACTATTCTTGCTAGGGACAAAGGAACACCCCCCATGGAGGGCTCGTGCAACATCAAAATCGAGATTATTGACGTGAATGACAACACTCCTGTTATCAGCATTAATGTGGTTTCTCCTGTAATCTCTGAAGATGTGAGTTCAGGCACTGTCATCGCCCTCATCAAAGTTAGAGATGAAGACACAGGGAAAAATGGTGAAGTGAGTGTGGACATCCCTTATGGAATGCCTTTCAAGATGAGTTCACCATATAAGGGGCTTTTCACTTTAATGACTGATGGCCAGCTGGACAGAGAGGCTTTGGCTGAATACACCATCACTGTGATCGCCACAGACTCTGGTTCCCCGCCTCGTTCCTCACAGGAATCTTTTGTGTTACGTCTTTCAGATGTTAATGATAACCCCCCAGTCTTTTCACAGCCTTCTTACTCTGTAGACATAGCCGAAAACAATGCCCCAAATGCTCCCCTTCTGTCCGTGTCTGCATCAGACCCAGATGTGGGTGAGAATTCTACAGTTTCTTTCTCAATTCTGGAGAGCGAGGCTCTCGGTATGTCTGCGTcttcatatgtatatataaacccAGATAGTGGGCAGATATATGCCATGAGAAAGTTTGACTATGAGCAACTGAATGCGTTTCAATTCGTGGTGCAGGTTCTTGATAGAGGAACTCCAGCTCAAAGCTCCAACACCACAGTGCATGTGTTTATTAAAGATCAGAACGATCACCCTCCTGTCCTTATATACCCTGCACCCCCATCTGATCAAACATTACAGTTTTTAGTACCTAGCACAGCCGGTATCGGATACCTTGTCAATCGCATCGCATTTGTAGATGGTGATAGTGGCCACAATGCCTGGTTATTCTACAGAATCTCAGGCCCTGATGCTGAAATGTTTCACATAGGCGCACATACTGGAGAGCTGCGTATAGCCCGTGAACTTATAGCAGAGGACAATAAATCTGTCTTTAGTCTGACTGTGATTGTAAAAGATAACGGAAGGCCTTCTCTCTCCGCTAGCGTGGTAGTTAACATCACCCTGGCTGAAAAAGCCTCAGACGTCTCTTCTGAACGCAGGAGCTCTACCTCCAAAAGACCAACAGGGCCTGACCTCACTTTGTATCTTATAATCACTTTATCCTTCATTATTGCTGTTTCATTCCTGGCTATCGTTGTTATAGCAGTGCGCTGGCTCGGCCACCGTGGTTACATCATGTGCCTCATGCAAAAACTTGGTTTCAAGCACGCACCTCGTGAGCACCAACACAATGACCTCCACCTGCAGCTAAATACTGACGGTCCTGTTAGATACATGGAGGTCGTGGGGGCCTCTCGGGATTTCCACAAACATACATATGCACCTGGTTTCTCCACCATCTCCAGCAGAAGCGACTTTGTGTTTGTTAAGGCCCCACAGAGCACTCTAAGCATGCGACTGTCAAAAAGACTCTTCGCTCACTCACTCATGAAG CAAAAGCCACCTAACTCTGACTGGCGATTTCCTCCGAACCAGAGGCCCGGACCAAGCGG TACACACAGGTTCCACACCCTGCAGCAGAGATGGACTCCATACGAGAAGTCCAG GGCTGGAGTGCGTCCTGACGAGGCAGGTGCCGGCGCTGGTGTGATAGCAGGAACAGGACCGTGGCCCAACCCCCCTACCGAAGCTGAACAGCTCCAGGCTCTGATGGCGGCAGCGAACG AAGTAAGTGAAGCCACTGCAACTCTCGGCCCTCGCTACAATCCACAGTACGGCCCAGACTACCGCCAGAATGTCTACATCCCGGGCAGTACCGCCACCCTCACGGCCAACCCTCAGCAACAGGTACCCCAGCAGGCCCTTCCCCCTCCCCAGGCCCTTCCCCCTGCCGAAGTCCCCAAAGCAGCTCAGACACCCGCCAGCAAGAAGAAGCCCACCAAGAAAGACAAGAAGTAA
- the LOC127521232 gene encoding protocadherin gamma-C4-like isoform X50 has protein sequence MESKELFQRSLDWAAIWIVLNALCVATHASELLYSTAEESKPGTIVGHLTKDLGMDAQVILLRQMQIISEFNDKYFDVDLTSGALVVKQTVDRESMCGGSLHCHIRIQISLQNPLEMHSVTIEIVDVNDNAPHFQSRNTSLEVSEAAAPGTMFRLESAHDPDVGVNSLRAYFLSQNDCFILKVETKSDGSKIPILALNKPLDREKMSEFKLILTAVDGGSAEKSGNTAIFINILDVNDNAPHFHNPTKRVTLLENSPHRTLVTTLNASDADHGQNGEISYMFDKYTPDNVLKLFSVDSMTGEIRVTGLVDHELSNVYDVTILARDKGTPPMEGSCNIKIEIIDVNDNTPVISINVVSPVISEDVSSGTVIALIKVRDEDTGKNGEVSVDIPYGMPFKMSSPYKGLFTLMTDGQLDREALAEYTITVIATDSGSPPRSSQESFVLRLSDVNDNPPVFSQPSYSVDIAENNAPNAPLLSVSASDPDVGENSTVSFSILESEALGMSASSYVYINPDSGQIYAMRKFDYEQLNAFQFVVQVLDRGTPAQSSNTTVHVFIKDQNDHPPVLIYPAPPSDQTLQFLVPSTAGIGYLVNRIAFVDGDSGHNAWLFYRISGPDAEMFHIGAHTGELRIARELIAEDNKSVFSLTVIVKDNGRPSLSASVVVNITLAEKASDVSSERRSSTSKRPTGPDLTLYLIITLSFIIAVSFLAIVVIAVRWLGHRGYIMCLMQKLGFKHAPREHQHNDLHLQLNTDGPVRYMEVVGASRDFHKHTYAPGFSTISSRSDFVFVKAPQSTLSMRLSKRLFAHSLMKQKPPNSDWRFPPNQRPGPSGTHRFHTLQQRWTPYEKSRAGVRPDEAGAGAGVIAGTGPWPNPPTEAEQLQALMAAANVSEATATLGPRYNPQYGPDYRQNVYIPGSTATLTANPQQQVPQQALPPPQALPPAEVPKAAQTPASKKKPTKKDKK, from the exons ATGGAGAGTAAAGAGCTTTTTCAGAGATCTTTGGACTGGGCTGCAATTTGGATTGTTCTTAATGCTTTGTGTGTGGCAACGCACGCTTCGGAACTTTTATATTCCACAGCGGAGGAATCTAAACCAGGAACTATTGTTGGACACTTGACTAAAGATTTAGGAATGGACGCTCAAGTGATACTTCTAAGACAGATGCAAATAATCTCGGAATTTAATGATAAATATTTTGACGTAGACCTGACATCTGGAGCATTGGTGGTCAAGCAAACAGTGGACAGAGAGAGTATGTGCGGAGGAAGTTTACATTGTCATATTAGGATTCAGATTTCACTTCAAAATCCATTGGAAATGCACAGCGTTACGATAGAAATTGTGGATGTTAACGACAACGCGCCACATTTCCAAAGCCGAAACACTTCTTTGGAAGTTTCAGAAGCGGCTGCGCCCGGCACAATGTTTCGTTTAGAAAGTGCGCATGACCCTGACGTTGGTGTGAACTCACTACGCGCTTATTTTCTTAGTCAAAACGATTGTTTTATTCTAAAAGTAGAGACTAAAAGTGATGGAAGTAAAATCCCAATTTTAGCCTTAAACAAGCCTCTTGACAGAGAAAAGATGAGtgaatttaagttgattttaactGCAGTTGATGGTGGAAGTGCAGAAAAGTCCGGAAATACtgccatttttataaatattttagatGTCAATGACAATGCTCCACACTTTCATAATCCTACAAAAAGAGTCACGCTTTTAGAAAATTCACCTCATAGAACATTAGTTACAACTCTTAATGCCTCCGATGCCGATCACGGTCAAAATGGTGAAATATCTTACATGTTCGATAAATACACCCCTGATAATGTTTTGAAACTCTTTAGCGTGGATTCTATGACGGGCGAAATTAGAGTTACAGGACTAGTCGATCACGAGCTCTCTAACGTGTATGACGTCACTATTCTTGCTAGGGACAAAGGAACACCCCCCATGGAGGGCTCGTGCAACATCAAAATCGAGATTATTGACGTGAATGACAACACTCCTGTTATCAGCATTAATGTGGTTTCTCCTGTAATCTCTGAAGATGTGAGTTCAGGCACTGTCATCGCCCTCATCAAAGTTAGAGATGAAGACACAGGGAAAAATGGTGAAGTGAGTGTGGACATCCCTTATGGAATGCCTTTCAAGATGAGTTCACCATATAAGGGGCTTTTCACTTTAATGACTGATGGCCAGCTGGACAGAGAGGCTTTGGCTGAATACACCATCACTGTGATCGCCACAGACTCTGGTTCCCCGCCTCGTTCCTCACAGGAATCTTTTGTGTTACGTCTTTCAGATGTTAATGATAACCCCCCAGTCTTTTCACAGCCTTCTTACTCTGTAGACATAGCCGAAAACAATGCCCCAAATGCTCCCCTTCTGTCCGTGTCTGCATCAGACCCAGATGTGGGTGAGAATTCTACAGTTTCTTTCTCAATTCTGGAGAGCGAGGCTCTCGGTATGTCTGCGTcttcatatgtatatataaacccAGATAGTGGGCAGATATATGCCATGAGAAAGTTTGACTATGAGCAACTGAATGCGTTTCAATTCGTGGTGCAGGTTCTTGATAGAGGAACTCCAGCTCAAAGCTCCAACACCACAGTGCATGTGTTTATTAAAGATCAGAACGATCACCCTCCTGTCCTTATATACCCTGCACCCCCATCTGATCAAACATTACAGTTTTTAGTACCTAGCACAGCCGGTATCGGATACCTTGTCAATCGCATCGCATTTGTAGATGGTGATAGTGGCCACAATGCCTGGTTATTCTACAGAATCTCAGGCCCTGATGCTGAAATGTTTCACATAGGCGCACATACTGGAGAGCTGCGTATAGCCCGTGAACTTATAGCAGAGGACAATAAATCTGTCTTTAGTCTGACTGTGATTGTAAAAGATAACGGAAGGCCTTCTCTCTCCGCTAGCGTGGTAGTTAACATCACCCTGGCTGAAAAAGCCTCAGACGTCTCTTCTGAACGCAGGAGCTCTACCTCCAAAAGACCAACAGGGCCTGACCTCACTTTGTATCTTATAATCACTTTATCCTTCATTATTGCTGTTTCATTCCTGGCTATCGTTGTTATAGCAGTGCGCTGGCTCGGCCACCGTGGTTACATCATGTGCCTCATGCAAAAACTTGGTTTCAAGCACGCACCTCGTGAGCACCAACACAATGACCTCCACCTGCAGCTAAATACTGACGGTCCTGTTAGATACATGGAGGTCGTGGGGGCCTCTCGGGATTTCCACAAACATACATATGCACCTGGTTTCTCCACCATCTCCAGCAGAAGCGACTTTGTGTTTGTTAAGGCCCCACAGAGCACTCTAAGCATGCGACTGTCAAAAAGACTCTTCGCTCACTCACTCATGAAG CAAAAGCCACCTAACTCTGACTGGCGATTTCCTCCGAACCAGAGGCCCGGACCAAGCGG TACACACAGGTTCCACACCCTGCAGCAGAGATGGACTCCATACGAGAAGTCCAG GGCTGGAGTGCGTCCTGACGAGGCAGGTGCCGGCGCTGGTGTGATAGCAGGAACAGGACCGTGGCCCAACCCCCCTACCGAAGCTGAACAGCTCCAGGCTCTGATGGCGGCAGCGAACG TAAGTGAAGCCACTGCAACTCTCGGCCCTCGCTACAATCCACAGTACGGCCCAGACTACCGCCAGAATGTCTACATCCCGGGCAGTACCGCCACCCTCACGGCCAACCCTCAGCAACAGGTACCCCAGCAGGCCCTTCCCCCTCCCCAGGCCCTTCCCCCTGCCGAAGTCCCCAAAGCAGCTCAGACACCCGCCAGCAAGAAGAAGCCCACCAAGAAAGACAAGAAGTAA
- the LOC127521232 gene encoding protocadherin gamma-C5-like isoform X33, whose amino-acid sequence MESKELFQRSLDWAAIWIVLNALCVATHASELLYSTAEESKPGTIVGHLTKDLGMDAQVILLRQMQIISEFNDKYFDVDLTSGALVVKQTVDRESMCGGSLHCHIRIQISLQNPLEMHSVTIEIVDVNDNAPHFQSRNTSLEVSEAAAPGTMFRLESAHDPDVGVNSLRAYFLSQNDCFILKVETKSDGSKIPILALNKPLDREKMSEFKLILTAVDGGSAEKSGNTAIFINILDVNDNAPHFHNPTKRVTLLENSPHRTLVTTLNASDADHGQNGEISYMFDKYTPDNVLKLFSVDSMTGEIRVTGLVDHELSNVYDVTILARDKGTPPMEGSCNIKIEIIDVNDNTPVISINVVSPVISEDVSSGTVIALIKVRDEDTGKNGEVSVDIPYGMPFKMSSPYKGLFTLMTDGQLDREALAEYTITVIATDSGSPPRSSQESFVLRLSDVNDNPPVFSQPSYSVDIAENNAPNAPLLSVSASDPDVGENSTVSFSILESEALGMSASSYVYINPDSGQIYAMRKFDYEQLNAFQFVVQVLDRGTPAQSSNTTVHVFIKDQNDHPPVLIYPAPPSDQTLQFLVPSTAGIGYLVNRIAFVDGDSGHNAWLFYRISGPDAEMFHIGAHTGELRIARELIAEDNKSVFSLTVIVKDNGRPSLSASVVVNITLAEKASDVSSERRSSTSKRPTGPDLTLYLIITLSFIIAVSFLAIVVIAVRWLGHRGYIMCLMQKLGFKHAPREHQHNDLHLQLNTDGPVRYMEVVGASRDFHKHTYAPGFSTISSRSDFVFVKAPQSTLSMRLSKRLFAHSLMKQKPPNSDWRFPPNQRPGPSGAGVRPDEAGAGAGVIAGTGPWPNPPTEAEQLQALMAAANVSEATATLGPRYNPQYGPDYRQNVYIPGSTATLTANPQQQVPQQALPPPQALPPAEVPKAAQTPASKKKPTKKDKK is encoded by the exons ATGGAGAGTAAAGAGCTTTTTCAGAGATCTTTGGACTGGGCTGCAATTTGGATTGTTCTTAATGCTTTGTGTGTGGCAACGCACGCTTCGGAACTTTTATATTCCACAGCGGAGGAATCTAAACCAGGAACTATTGTTGGACACTTGACTAAAGATTTAGGAATGGACGCTCAAGTGATACTTCTAAGACAGATGCAAATAATCTCGGAATTTAATGATAAATATTTTGACGTAGACCTGACATCTGGAGCATTGGTGGTCAAGCAAACAGTGGACAGAGAGAGTATGTGCGGAGGAAGTTTACATTGTCATATTAGGATTCAGATTTCACTTCAAAATCCATTGGAAATGCACAGCGTTACGATAGAAATTGTGGATGTTAACGACAACGCGCCACATTTCCAAAGCCGAAACACTTCTTTGGAAGTTTCAGAAGCGGCTGCGCCCGGCACAATGTTTCGTTTAGAAAGTGCGCATGACCCTGACGTTGGTGTGAACTCACTACGCGCTTATTTTCTTAGTCAAAACGATTGTTTTATTCTAAAAGTAGAGACTAAAAGTGATGGAAGTAAAATCCCAATTTTAGCCTTAAACAAGCCTCTTGACAGAGAAAAGATGAGtgaatttaagttgattttaactGCAGTTGATGGTGGAAGTGCAGAAAAGTCCGGAAATACtgccatttttataaatattttagatGTCAATGACAATGCTCCACACTTTCATAATCCTACAAAAAGAGTCACGCTTTTAGAAAATTCACCTCATAGAACATTAGTTACAACTCTTAATGCCTCCGATGCCGATCACGGTCAAAATGGTGAAATATCTTACATGTTCGATAAATACACCCCTGATAATGTTTTGAAACTCTTTAGCGTGGATTCTATGACGGGCGAAATTAGAGTTACAGGACTAGTCGATCACGAGCTCTCTAACGTGTATGACGTCACTATTCTTGCTAGGGACAAAGGAACACCCCCCATGGAGGGCTCGTGCAACATCAAAATCGAGATTATTGACGTGAATGACAACACTCCTGTTATCAGCATTAATGTGGTTTCTCCTGTAATCTCTGAAGATGTGAGTTCAGGCACTGTCATCGCCCTCATCAAAGTTAGAGATGAAGACACAGGGAAAAATGGTGAAGTGAGTGTGGACATCCCTTATGGAATGCCTTTCAAGATGAGTTCACCATATAAGGGGCTTTTCACTTTAATGACTGATGGCCAGCTGGACAGAGAGGCTTTGGCTGAATACACCATCACTGTGATCGCCACAGACTCTGGTTCCCCGCCTCGTTCCTCACAGGAATCTTTTGTGTTACGTCTTTCAGATGTTAATGATAACCCCCCAGTCTTTTCACAGCCTTCTTACTCTGTAGACATAGCCGAAAACAATGCCCCAAATGCTCCCCTTCTGTCCGTGTCTGCATCAGACCCAGATGTGGGTGAGAATTCTACAGTTTCTTTCTCAATTCTGGAGAGCGAGGCTCTCGGTATGTCTGCGTcttcatatgtatatataaacccAGATAGTGGGCAGATATATGCCATGAGAAAGTTTGACTATGAGCAACTGAATGCGTTTCAATTCGTGGTGCAGGTTCTTGATAGAGGAACTCCAGCTCAAAGCTCCAACACCACAGTGCATGTGTTTATTAAAGATCAGAACGATCACCCTCCTGTCCTTATATACCCTGCACCCCCATCTGATCAAACATTACAGTTTTTAGTACCTAGCACAGCCGGTATCGGATACCTTGTCAATCGCATCGCATTTGTAGATGGTGATAGTGGCCACAATGCCTGGTTATTCTACAGAATCTCAGGCCCTGATGCTGAAATGTTTCACATAGGCGCACATACTGGAGAGCTGCGTATAGCCCGTGAACTTATAGCAGAGGACAATAAATCTGTCTTTAGTCTGACTGTGATTGTAAAAGATAACGGAAGGCCTTCTCTCTCCGCTAGCGTGGTAGTTAACATCACCCTGGCTGAAAAAGCCTCAGACGTCTCTTCTGAACGCAGGAGCTCTACCTCCAAAAGACCAACAGGGCCTGACCTCACTTTGTATCTTATAATCACTTTATCCTTCATTATTGCTGTTTCATTCCTGGCTATCGTTGTTATAGCAGTGCGCTGGCTCGGCCACCGTGGTTACATCATGTGCCTCATGCAAAAACTTGGTTTCAAGCACGCACCTCGTGAGCACCAACACAATGACCTCCACCTGCAGCTAAATACTGACGGTCCTGTTAGATACATGGAGGTCGTGGGGGCCTCTCGGGATTTCCACAAACATACATATGCACCTGGTTTCTCCACCATCTCCAGCAGAAGCGACTTTGTGTTTGTTAAGGCCCCACAGAGCACTCTAAGCATGCGACTGTCAAAAAGACTCTTCGCTCACTCACTCATGAAG CAAAAGCCACCTAACTCTGACTGGCGATTTCCTCCGAACCAGAGGCCCGGACCAAGCGG GGCTGGAGTGCGTCCTGACGAGGCAGGTGCCGGCGCTGGTGTGATAGCAGGAACAGGACCGTGGCCCAACCCCCCTACCGAAGCTGAACAGCTCCAGGCTCTGATGGCGGCAGCGAACG TAAGTGAAGCCACTGCAACTCTCGGCCCTCGCTACAATCCACAGTACGGCCCAGACTACCGCCAGAATGTCTACATCCCGGGCAGTACCGCCACCCTCACGGCCAACCCTCAGCAACAGGTACCCCAGCAGGCCCTTCCCCCTCCCCAGGCCCTTCCCCCTGCCGAAGTCCCCAAAGCAGCTCAGACACCCGCCAGCAAGAAGAAGCCCACCAAGAAAGACAAGAAGTAA
- the cbln17 gene encoding cerebellin 17: protein MKVSVALLMLCCLSLSYLVANGEINQPHIWSEMRDLRDKLDMTMKDNAKMAEQILELKKENAGIYERMKIGETQLDAFKRELAEQPKVAFSADLGIHGNLGPQKTEITLTFNNIFTNIGNNYNPTTGLFTALVKGVYYFRFTACGVQKNQSMGASLHKNGQKIVSVGQWHHHDQHRFASNGVVLQLEVGDVVCMKLLPDYTIYDSPGNLSTFSGFLIYPL, encoded by the exons ATGAAGGTGAGTGTTGCTCTGCTAATGCTGTGCTGTCTGTCACTCAGTTATTTGGTGGCCAATGGAGAAATCAACCAGCCCCACATCTGGTCTGAGATGAGAGATTTAAGAGACAAGTTGGATATGACAATGAAAGACAATGCAA AAATGGCAGAACAAATACTGGAGCTGAAGAAAGAGAATGCAG GGATATATGAGCGAATGAAGATCGGTGAAACCCAGCTGGACGCCTTTAAGAGAGAACTTGCAG AACAACCTAAAGTGGCATTTTCAGCTGACTTAGGGATCCATGGCAATTTAGGTCCCCAGAAAACTGAGATCACACTGACcttcaacaatatcttcacAAATATTGGTAACAACTACAACCCAACAACAG GTCTCTTCACTGCACTAGTTAAAGGAGTCTACTACTTCAGATTCACTGCATGTGGTGTTCAAAAAAACCAGTCAATGGGTGCAAGTTTACATAAAAATGGGCAGAAGATTGTGTCAGTGGGACAATGGCATCATCACGATCAGCACAGATTCGCATCAAATGGAGTTGTCCTGCAGCTGGAAGTGGGTGATGTAGTTTGTATGAAGCTCCTCCCAGATTACACCATCTATGACAGTCCAGGTAACCTCAGCACTTTCAGTGGATTCCTTATCTACCCATTATAG